CTCGATAAGGTTCTGGAAGATGGCTGGAAGAGTCTGTCATCAAAAGAAACCGGGCGGATCGGAGGAATCATTTCAAAAAAATCCAGGACGAATGAGACTGGGAATTTACAATAATATTACAAATTTTAAAAAATGTGAATATTTTGCAACGTTTGTTGAAAAAGCACTGTATGTTTGATATAATCGCTTGACCGCAAAAACCGAGAAAATGGAACGGGTGAGGCAAATGAATGAAAAAATGAACGTACTGGACGTACAGCTTGATAACTGTACGGCAAAAGATGCGATGAAGATCATTGCAGAATATATGCAGACAGAAGAACTTAACACAGTAGATATTGTTACGGTGGATACCTTGATGAGAGCGACACAGCTTGACGGTATGAAAGAAGAGCTGGAGAAACTGGATCTTCTGCTTCCGGGAGATATGGCGATTCTTGAAGCTGCAAAGATCACAGATAGAAAGCGGATCCAGGAGATGGAGGATCAGACGATGCTGAAGATGGTATTCCATTATTTTCATAAGAACCGCTGTAAGATATTTATACTGGCAGGATCTGAGGAAGAAGGAGACAGACTGCAGGGCTATCTGCATGAGGCATACAGTGGGATTCAGGTTGTCGGTATGAAAGCAGTACCGGCAGACGAAAGTGAGGATGACAGGATCACCAATCTGGTCAACGGCGGAGAAGTAGACTGTGTGATTGCCAGCATGGATTTCCCTTGGCAGGAACAGTTTGTTTACCGGTGCAAAGAGCAGCTGAATACCAGAATGTGGTTTGGAACAGGACATAGTATTGCTTCCTTTGCAAATGGTGAGAACTGGGCAGATCACCTGAAAAATTTTATCGGTAAAAGGATTTTAAAACGGGAGATCAAAAAAGAGCAAAAAAGAAAAGAAGTATAATTGAAGCGACAAAAGACTGAAAATAATAAAAAAAATCAAAAAATCTTTTTTGATAGAATAAATTTTATAATAAACTCAATTGAGGAAATGCATAAAAAAATGTGATTTCCTCTTTATTTTTTTGGTAATATGTATTAAAGTATTATATGTATATGGCTAAGTCCACAGTTGCGGGGGATGAAGATTGTACAAAGTGTATAGAACCACGGAGGATGGAGGAGAGAGAATATGATATCAAATCAGATACTGCAGAATACGATTGAAGGGTTGAAATCAATTACAAGGATTGATCTTGGAGTGATGGATACAGATGGAAAGACTTTGGCGACAACATTTCCGGAGCCTGGAGATTATGAGAATGCCGTTCTTTCGTTTGTAGAATCTCCGGCAGAAAGTCAGGTGATTCAGGGGTATCAGTTTTTCAAAATTTATGATGAACACCAGCTGGAGTACATTCTGATCGCCAATGGCGGCAGTGAAGATGTTTATATGGTTGGCAAGATTGCAGCCTTCCAGATCCAGAATCTTCTGGTAGCATATAAGGAGCGTTTTGACAAGGATAATTTCATCAAAAACCTCCTTCTTGACAACCTTCTTCTGGTGGATATTTATAATCGCGCCAAAAAATTACATATTGACACAGAGGTAAAACGTGATATCTTTATAGTTGAGACTTCTCGGGAGAGAGATGTCAGTGCGCTTGACAGTCTCCGTTCTGTTCTGGGTGGAAAGGGCAAGGACTTTATTACAGCTGTTGATGAGAAGAACATCATCGTAGTAAAAGAATTAGGTCCTGGCGATGGATATCCGGAGATGGACAAGACTGCGCATGAGATTCTTGATCTTCTGAAAGCAGAAGGAGAAGAGAATATCCGTATCGCATATGGTACGATCGTCAATGACATCAAAGAAGTATCCAAGTCTTACAAAGAAGCGAAGCTTGCGCTCGATGTAGGAAAGATCTTCTTCGACGAGAAGGAAGTTATTGCATATAGTGCGCTTGGAATCGGACGACTGATCTATCAGCTTCCAATTCCGCTCTGCAAGATGTTTATCCGCGAAATTTTTGAGGGGAAATCTCCGGACGAATTTGATGAAGAGACGCTCACGACCATCAATAAGTTCTTTGAGAACAGCCTGAATGTTTCCGAGACATCAAGACAGCTGTATATTCACAGAAATACACTGGTGTACCGTCTTGACAAACTGCAGAAGAGCACAGGACTGGATCTGCGCGTATTTGAGGACGCAATCACATTTAAGATCGCGCTGATGGTAGTCAAATATATGAAATACATGGAAACACTGGAGTATTAAGTTATATCGGAGTATGGATAATTAGGAGGAGCATATGATAGAACTTAAAGAAGTTACCAAGGAATACTCGAAGGGTATTGCTGCACTCAATGGTATCAACCTTCGGATCGAACAGGGAGAGTTCGTATTCGTAGTTGGAGACAGCGGTTCCGGAAAGTCTACGTTGATACGTCTTCTGATGAAGGAGATCGAACCAACGTCAGGTACGATTATTGTCAACGGTCAGAATCTGAATCGTATGAAACATCGCCAGATTCCGCAGTACAGAAGAGGAATCGGCGTTGTATTCCAGGATTTCAGACTTCTGAAAGACCGCAATATTTATGAGAATATTGCATTTGCACAGCGGGTTACAGAAAAATCAACCCGTGTCATCAAAAAGAAAGTGCCGGCGGCTCTGTCACTTGTCGGACTGGCACAGAAGTACAAAGCGTTCCCGAAGGAATTGTCTGGTGGGGAACAGCAGAGAGTTGCAATTGCCAGAGCAGTTGTCAATGAGCCTGCTATTTTGCTGGCTGATGAGCCGACAGGAAACCTGGATCCAACCAACTCATGGGAAATCATGAAACTTCTTGAAGAAGCGAACGAGAGAGGAACTACAGTTCTGGTAGTTACTCACAACCAGGAAATTGTAAACGAGATGAAAAAGCGCGTTATTACGATGAAGAAGGGTGTCATTGTCAGCGACGAACAAGAAGGTGGGTATAAGCATGAGGATTAGTACAGTTGGATACTCCGCGAAACAGGGAGTTAAGAATATTGGAAGAAATAAGATGTTTTCACTGGCATCTGTTGCAACTATGGCTGCATGTATCTTTGTGTTCGGACTGTTTTTCTCAATTATTATGAACTTTCAGTATATTGTACACAAAGCAGAAGAAGGTGTGGCAATCACTGTATTTTTTAATGATGATGCAACGCAGGAGCAGATTGATAATATTGGCGCACAGCTTAAAAAGCAGGATGGTGTAAAAGAGATCAAGTATGTGTCTGCGGACGAAGCATGGGAGACATTTAAAGATCAGTATTTTGGCGAATCAAGTGACCTTGCAGAAGGATTTAAAAATGATAACCCTCTGGCAGGATCTGACAACTATGAAGTATATATGACAGATGTGGCTTCACAGAAGAAGCTGGTTTCCTTTGCGGAAAGCCTTGACGGGGTTCGCAAGGTTAACAAATCAGATACCGTAGCCAATACACTGAACAGTGTGAACAAGCTGGTATGGTATGTATCGGTTGTTATCATCGCGATTCTTCTGGCAGTATCCATTTTCCTGATCAGCAATACGGTCACAATGGGTATTACTGTCCGAAGGGAAGAGATTGCAATCATGAAATATATCGGTGCGAAGGATGGTTTTGTACGGGCACCGTTTATCATTGAAGGTATCCTGATCGGTCTTGTCGGTGCGGCGATTCCGCTTGGTATCCTTTATGTACTTTATAATAGAGCAATTACTTATATTCTTACAAAATTCAGTCTGCTGAATAATATTCTGGATTTCCTTCCGGTGGGGCAGGTATACAAGACACTGCTTCCGGTCGGACTTTTACTGGGAATCGGAATTGGTTTTGTGGGAAGTTTCTTTACGATTAGAAAGCACTTAAGAGTCTAGTCGCATAATATTTAAGGGAGACGAATATGATAAGAGGGAAAAAGATACTTGGGGCGTTACTGGCGTTTACGCTTTGCTTCGGTATGGTAATTCCGGCACAGGCTGATGATATTTCGGATGCGAAAAAGAAGCAGCAGGAGCTGGAACAGCAGAAAAATACGGCTGAGGCGGAGAAGTCGGAACTTTCTTCTGAACTGGATTCCATTGTATCAAAGATGGAGAAGACACAGTCAGATCTGACTGCAAAAGAGACTGAGATCAATGATGCAGAGACAGAGCTGGTAACTGCGAAAGCCAACGAAGATGACCAGTACCAGACGATGAAGCTGCGTATCAAGTATATGTATGAGAACGGGAGCAATGAATTCCTGGAGATCCTGATGGAAGCTAACAGTATTGCAGATCTGCTGAACAAAGCAGAATACATCAATAAGATTTCCAAATGCGACCGTGAACTTCTTGTAGAATACGAAGATACAAGAAAAGATGTCGAGAACAGAGAAAGTGCACTTAAAAAAGAGTATGCAGAGCTGGAAAACCTGCAGGATGAACTTGCGGGAGAACAGGCAAATGTAGAAAAGCTTCTTGCTGATAAGAACATTCAGATCAATAACCTGACATCTGAGATCAGCAGTAACGCTGACAAGCTGAAGCAACTGATTGCAGAAGCAGAGGCGGCAGAAGCCCGCAGAAAAGAAGCAGAAGCGACGGCAGCCGCTCAGGCTGCACAGGCAGCGGCGGCAGCTCAGGCATCAGCTTCGTCAGGCACAAGCAGTTCAGGCAATACAAGCAGCAATGCAAGTGCAACGGGAACCGGATCACTTACACATCCGGTACCGGGAGCAGCGATTACCAGTGGCTTTGGCGGACGTGTGGCACCGACTGCAGGTGCAACAACCGGTCATGACGGAATCGATTATGGTGCAGGATACGGAGCAGCAGTTTATGCGGCTGATTCTGGAACTGTTATTACCGCACAGTACAATAGTGCACGTGGAAATTACATCGTAGTCAATCACGGTAATGGAATGCAGACATGGTATCAGCATCTGAGTTCGATGAATGTTACCGTGGGACAGACGGTGGCAAGAGGTCAGGTGATCGGAAATGTCGGTACGACCGGAATTTCCACAGGACCACATCTTCACTTTGAAGTTCATGTAGGTGGTGTACCGGTCAATCCACTGAACTATCTGTAAGATAATACATAACAGGTATGAAAGAGTAAATGATGGAAAATAATAAAAAGAATTTTTGGAAGGGGGCGCTTGCAGGCGCCCTCGCCATGTTTATGGTAGGTGCTGCGGCACTTGGAATTATGAATGTCGCAGGTGTAGACCTTGGGACCAGTCAGGAAAAGGTTGTAAATGCGCAGGAAGAGAAAAAACTGAATAAACTGAAAAAGCTGATTGATGAAAATTATCTTTATACAGATGATTTGAAAGAAGAAGATCTGGAGAACGGACTTTACAGTGGATACATTAATGCACTGGGAGATCCATATTCCGTATACTATGATGAAGAACAGACTAAATCCCTGCAGGAATCAACTTCGGGAGAGTATTCGGGAATCGGAGTTGTTTTTTCACAGAATCAGGAAACTAAGGTGATCACTGCAGTTCAGGTTTATGAGAACAGCCCGGCGAATGAAGCAGGTATCCAGGTAAATGATATTCTGTATAAGGTTGGAGATAAGGACGTAAGTGGAACGGATCTTTCCGATGTTGTACAGCTGATCCGCGGTGTAGAGAATACGACTGTTGATATCACAGTCCTGCGTGGGGATGATGCGAAGGAAGTGACAATGACGGTTACCCGGAGAAAAATCCAGGTGGAGACAGTCAAGTC
The sequence above is drawn from the Coprococcus comes ATCC 27758 genome and encodes:
- a CDS encoding small, acid-soluble spore protein, alpha/beta type, which codes for MKSTKTKKIRREDIPNLETSERVKYEIAEELGLLDKVLEDGWKSLSSKETGRIGGIISKKSRTNETGNLQ
- a CDS encoding WecB/TagA/CpsF family glycosyltransferase, with product MNEKMNVLDVQLDNCTAKDAMKIIAEYMQTEELNTVDIVTVDTLMRATQLDGMKEELEKLDLLLPGDMAILEAAKITDRKRIQEMEDQTMLKMVFHYFHKNRCKIFILAGSEEEGDRLQGYLHEAYSGIQVVGMKAVPADESEDDRITNLVNGGEVDCVIASMDFPWQEQFVYRCKEQLNTRMWFGTGHSIASFANGENWADHLKNFIGKRILKREIKKEQKRKEV
- a CDS encoding PucR family transcriptional regulator: MISNQILQNTIEGLKSITRIDLGVMDTDGKTLATTFPEPGDYENAVLSFVESPAESQVIQGYQFFKIYDEHQLEYILIANGGSEDVYMVGKIAAFQIQNLLVAYKERFDKDNFIKNLLLDNLLLVDIYNRAKKLHIDTEVKRDIFIVETSRERDVSALDSLRSVLGGKGKDFITAVDEKNIIVVKELGPGDGYPEMDKTAHEILDLLKAEGEENIRIAYGTIVNDIKEVSKSYKEAKLALDVGKIFFDEKEVIAYSALGIGRLIYQLPIPLCKMFIREIFEGKSPDEFDEETLTTINKFFENSLNVSETSRQLYIHRNTLVYRLDKLQKSTGLDLRVFEDAITFKIALMVVKYMKYMETLEY
- the ftsE gene encoding cell division ATP-binding protein FtsE, encoding MIELKEVTKEYSKGIAALNGINLRIEQGEFVFVVGDSGSGKSTLIRLLMKEIEPTSGTIIVNGQNLNRMKHRQIPQYRRGIGVVFQDFRLLKDRNIYENIAFAQRVTEKSTRVIKKKVPAALSLVGLAQKYKAFPKELSGGEQQRVAIARAVVNEPAILLADEPTGNLDPTNSWEIMKLLEEANERGTTVLVVTHNQEIVNEMKKRVITMKKGVIVSDEQEGGYKHED
- the ftsX gene encoding permease-like cell division protein FtsX, producing the protein MRISTVGYSAKQGVKNIGRNKMFSLASVATMAACIFVFGLFFSIIMNFQYIVHKAEEGVAITVFFNDDATQEQIDNIGAQLKKQDGVKEIKYVSADEAWETFKDQYFGESSDLAEGFKNDNPLAGSDNYEVYMTDVASQKKLVSFAESLDGVRKVNKSDTVANTLNSVNKLVWYVSVVIIAILLAVSIFLISNTVTMGITVRREEIAIMKYIGAKDGFVRAPFIIEGILIGLVGAAIPLGILYVLYNRAITYILTKFSLLNNILDFLPVGQVYKTLLPVGLLLGIGIGFVGSFFTIRKHLRV
- a CDS encoding murein hydrolase activator EnvC family protein, with translation MIRGKKILGALLAFTLCFGMVIPAQADDISDAKKKQQELEQQKNTAEAEKSELSSELDSIVSKMEKTQSDLTAKETEINDAETELVTAKANEDDQYQTMKLRIKYMYENGSNEFLEILMEANSIADLLNKAEYINKISKCDRELLVEYEDTRKDVENRESALKKEYAELENLQDELAGEQANVEKLLADKNIQINNLTSEISSNADKLKQLIAEAEAAEARRKEAEATAAAQAAQAAAAAQASASSGTSSSGNTSSNASATGTGSLTHPVPGAAITSGFGGRVAPTAGATTGHDGIDYGAGYGAAVYAADSGTVITAQYNSARGNYIVVNHGNGMQTWYQHLSSMNVTVGQTVARGQVIGNVGTTGISTGPHLHFEVHVGGVPVNPLNYL
- a CDS encoding S41 family peptidase, producing MMENNKKNFWKGALAGALAMFMVGAAALGIMNVAGVDLGTSQEKVVNAQEEKKLNKLKKLIDENYLYTDDLKEEDLENGLYSGYINALGDPYSVYYDEEQTKSLQESTSGEYSGIGVVFSQNQETKVITAVQVYENSPANEAGIQVNDILYKVGDKDVSGTDLSDVVQLIRGVENTTVDITVLRGDDAKEVTMTVTRRKIQVETVKSEMKDDQIGYIRVTEFDSVTYDQFKSALDSLEDQGMKGLVVDLRANPGGNLATVTQMLDLLLPKGTIVSTKDKSGHEEVISSDDEHQFTKPMSVVVDGNSASASEIFAGAIQDYGLGSIVGTTTYGKGIVQQIFDLGDGTCVKLTMAEYYTPNGRNIHKKGITPDVEVEYQQDENNPNADNQLDAALEQVRNKINQ